A genomic region of Marinihelvus fidelis contains the following coding sequences:
- the ybgF gene encoding tol-pal system protein YbgF codes for MIRAFSSNAAMASLVLAIVVSTPATAQVESGNEQLFNLVSQMQQLQDEIRSLRGQIEEQSYQIEDLKRRQRDQYLDLDQRISGITGGQPSGAAPGLGSTTRTAPSTAAGVTASATVPAASPATGGNAAVPPLGRTEEGEAAAQAAASQPPRDVPEVTAPPSVPSTTMALGAPDTTSRETVANPEAEQAAYDQAFQALKELRYADAARDFQAFLDAYPQSSLAGNAQYWLGESYYVTRNYDMALNAFESLGSNYPDSTKGGDALLKIGYTHYELKQYDQARAALEQVTTRYPNSTLARLATSRLNSMRLEGHL; via the coding sequence ATGATTCGAGCATTTTCGAGCAATGCCGCGATGGCCAGCCTGGTGCTGGCCATCGTCGTTTCAACCCCTGCCACCGCGCAGGTTGAGTCGGGCAATGAGCAACTGTTCAACCTGGTGTCGCAGATGCAGCAACTGCAGGATGAAATCCGCAGCCTGCGCGGCCAGATCGAGGAACAGTCCTACCAGATCGAGGACCTGAAGCGCCGCCAGCGCGACCAGTACCTGGACCTGGACCAGCGCATTTCCGGCATCACCGGCGGACAGCCTTCAGGCGCGGCCCCAGGCCTGGGTTCGACGACCCGCACGGCGCCTTCTACGGCTGCCGGCGTGACGGCCAGTGCCACCGTGCCCGCCGCATCGCCCGCAACCGGTGGCAACGCTGCCGTACCGCCGCTTGGCCGCACGGAAGAGGGCGAGGCCGCTGCACAGGCCGCCGCGTCACAGCCGCCGCGCGACGTGCCGGAAGTAACGGCGCCACCCAGCGTGCCGTCGACCACCATGGCACTGGGCGCACCGGATACCACGTCCCGCGAGACCGTGGCCAACCCGGAAGCCGAGCAGGCCGCCTACGACCAGGCCTTTCAGGCCCTGAAGGAACTGCGCTACGCCGATGCCGCGCGCGACTTCCAGGCCTTCCTGGATGCCTACCCGCAGAGCAGCCTGGCCGGCAACGCGCAGTACTGGCTGGGCGAGTCGTACTACGTTACCCGTAACTACGACATGGCCCTGAACGCCTTCGAGTCGCTGGGCAGCAACTACCCCGACAGCACCAAGGGCGGCGACGCACTGCTGAAGATCGGCTACACGCACTACGAGCTGAAGCAGTACGACCAGGCCCGTGCGGCGCTGGAGCAGGTGACCACCCGTTACCCGAACAGCACGCTGGCGCGACTGGCCACCTCCCGCCTGAACTCGATGCGCCTGGAGGGGCATCTCTGA
- the pal gene encoding peptidoglycan-associated lipoprotein Pal — MKIALRLLFALAVAFAVSACRKDAQPETDTTPAPVEDTSSQDVSTSAAPDPRDYTDARNFDNPESLLSKRVVYFDFDKSEVKAEYRSIVAAHAAYIASSSSAKVTLEGHADERGTREYNLGLGERRGNAVNGLLSAGGARGGQLDVVSYGEERPICRVSSEDCWWKNRRVEIVYTAR; from the coding sequence ATGAAGATCGCCTTGCGCTTGCTGTTTGCCCTGGCTGTCGCGTTCGCAGTCTCAGCCTGCCGCAAAGACGCCCAGCCAGAAACCGATACCACGCCTGCCCCGGTGGAAGACACCAGCAGCCAGGATGTGAGCACGTCGGCCGCTCCGGACCCGCGTGATTACACCGATGCGCGTAACTTCGACAACCCGGAAAGCCTGCTGTCCAAGCGGGTCGTCTACTTCGACTTCGACAAGTCTGAAGTGAAGGCCGAGTACCGCTCCATCGTGGCGGCCCACGCAGCCTACATCGCCAGCTCTTCCAGCGCCAAAGTGACCCTGGAAGGTCACGCCGACGAGCGTGGCACCCGCGAGTACAACCTCGGCCTGGGTGAGCGTCGTGGGAACGCTGTGAACGGTCTGCTGTCTGCAGGTGGTGCGCGTGGCGGCCAGTTGGACGTGGTCAGCTACGGTGAAGAACGCCCGATCTGCCGCGTCAGCAGCGAAGACTGCTGGTGGAAGAACCGTCGGGTGGAGATCGTCTACACCGCGAGGTAA
- the tolB gene encoding Tol-Pal system beta propeller repeat protein TolB has translation MKRLILALLFIGATHAAQARLEIEIVQGNASQLPIAVVPFQWRAAGQPPITGVASVVSDDLYRSGLFAPMDEQDMVDRPVDAESIKFGTWRLLKTDYIVIGQVNDAPDGGFDIVYQLFDVHTQERLLSQITSVGPGDLRFGSHRVADAIYEKLTGVPGAFATRIAYVSATGEGDSLHYELVVADADGFNPITVVGSPEPLLSPAWSPDGQKLAYVSFEQGNSAIYVQEVATGARELISSGRGINGAPSFSPDGRKMALTLSRTGNPEIHVRDLATGAMQQLTQHWAIDTEPTWSPDGRTIYFTSDRGGRPQIYSVPASGGTAERVTREGDYNARASVAPDGRSMAIANGRGNEYRIAVWELEHGRLRILTPGVLDESPSFAPNGSMILYATREGGRGVLAAVSADGNVRQRIILSEGDVREPAWSPVIR, from the coding sequence ATGAAACGACTGATACTGGCGCTGCTCTTTATCGGCGCCACCCATGCCGCCCAGGCGCGACTCGAAATCGAAATCGTCCAAGGCAACGCTTCACAGCTGCCCATTGCCGTGGTGCCGTTCCAGTGGCGCGCCGCTGGCCAGCCGCCCATCACCGGCGTCGCCAGCGTGGTTTCCGACGATCTCTACCGCTCCGGCCTGTTCGCACCGATGGACGAGCAGGACATGGTCGACCGGCCGGTGGACGCCGAGTCCATCAAGTTCGGCACCTGGCGGCTGCTTAAAACCGACTACATCGTCATCGGCCAAGTCAATGACGCGCCGGACGGCGGTTTTGACATCGTCTACCAGCTCTTCGACGTGCACACGCAGGAGCGGCTGCTGAGCCAGATCACCAGCGTCGGCCCCGGCGACCTGCGGTTCGGCTCGCACCGCGTGGCGGATGCCATCTACGAGAAGCTGACCGGTGTGCCCGGCGCCTTCGCCACCCGCATTGCCTATGTTTCGGCCACGGGTGAGGGCGACTCGCTGCACTACGAACTGGTGGTCGCCGATGCCGACGGCTTCAATCCGATCACGGTGGTGGGCTCGCCGGAACCGCTGCTGTCGCCGGCCTGGTCGCCGGATGGCCAGAAGCTGGCCTACGTGTCGTTCGAGCAGGGCAATTCGGCCATCTACGTGCAGGAAGTGGCCACCGGTGCCCGTGAGCTGATTTCCAGTGGCCGGGGCATCAATGGCGCGCCGTCGTTCTCGCCGGACGGTCGCAAGATGGCGCTGACGCTGTCGCGCACCGGCAACCCGGAAATCCACGTGCGTGACCTGGCGACCGGCGCGATGCAGCAGCTGACCCAGCACTGGGCCATCGACACCGAGCCCACCTGGTCGCCGGACGGCCGGACCATTTATTTCACCTCTGACCGGGGTGGACGGCCGCAGATTTACAGCGTCCCGGCCAGCGGCGGAACGGCCGAGCGCGTGACCCGCGAAGGCGACTACAACGCCCGTGCCAGCGTGGCGCCAGATGGTCGTTCGATGGCTATAGCTAACGGCAGGGGAAACGAGTATCGTATAGCAGTCTGGGAGTTGGAACATGGGCGGCTGCGGATCCTGACCCCCGGCGTTCTCGATGAATCGCCGAGTTTTGCCCCTAATGGAAGCATGATCCTCTATGCCACCCGCGAGGGTGGGCGAGGCGTTCTGGCGGCAGTGTCCGCGGACGGCAATGTCCGACAACGGATTATTTTGAGTGAAGGTGACGTGCGGGAACCCGCATGGTCGCCTGTTATCAGGTAA